CGCTGCGCGCCACCTACTCGACGGCAGGCAAGGATGCCTGCGCTACGCGCTGCCGCCTTTCCCTAATCGCAGCCGCCATTTCGCTGACATCACTTCCGGTCACACCCGACACGGAGGTCGTCCCTCCATTTTGATTGCAGCTACAATTCTATTTAAAAGTCTCCAATGACTGGATACGCGGAGCGGAGAGGATGCCCATGGGCCTGAGCTGGTATTGATAGGCCCAGTCGCCGCCGCGGGAGCGCCAGGCGTCGGGGCCGAGCCAGCGCAGTTCGCGGTCGGTGTTATGCAGCGGACCGAAGGCGTTGTGGCGGTGGCCGAAGGCGGTGATATCCAGGCGGTGCTTGCCTTTTGCCAGCCTGCCGAGTTCGGCGCGCAATGGCGCGAAGGCCACCGGGCGCGCTGGGTCACCGTCGAGCGCGACCGTCAGCAGGGCCGCGCCCACGCCGTCAAACTTCACCGCCAGCGCATCGATGCCCCCGGCGGTCAGCGCGCCGTGGTAGGTGACGTTGCCGGTGTAGAAGGGCAGCCCTTGCGTGGTCCAGTCGCCGAAGGCGAGCCGGCGCACGGGTGCGGTCAGGGTCGCGTGGCGCCCGGCCAGACGCACGCCGAAGTCGCCGAGCAGGTAATTCCATTCGAGTTCGGTCTTGCGGGTGAACGCGCGGCTAAGCACGAGTTCGTGCCGCCCCGCTTTGAGCGCGGGCAGCGGCACGCGGCGGATGGCCTCGTCCACCCACCAGCCGCGGGCGCGCGCGGGCACCTCGCGGCCGTCGAGCGTGATGCGCCAGGCACCGGGTTCCTCGATGGCGAGGTGCGGCTCCGGAAGGCTGACCTCGCTCGAAAAACGAAAGCGCAGTGCAACGTGGCCGAGTGGCTTGGCGGGCTTGGGGTCCGTCCAAGGTTGCGCCACATGGCCTTCGCGTTCCGGCAGGTTGCAGCGCGCGCGCACGGCGTTGTGCAGCCGCAGGATCTCCTCGCGCGGCTGCCACGCGCCGTCGTTCCAGCGCCATTCGGCCTGGTCGAGCAGGAGCGCGTTGGGCTCGGACAGGGTGACGCGCACGGGGTCCGCGAGTACGCCAAGGTCGCGCCAGCGCGGGCGGGGTGCCACCGCAACCGCGGGGTTGCCCGGACGGAGAGTGAGGAGCTTGTGGCCGTGCGCCTCCAGCCAGAGCGGCACGGTGGTGTTTCCCTCCTCGTGCGCGGCGTGGATTTCATGGATGGCGCCGGAGAACGTGTCGCGCTCGAACACACGCCAGCGTCCGTTGACGCGCAGCCGCAGTTCGCCGGTTTCGTGTTTGCGGTTGAGGTGGCAGAGAAAGATGTGCCGCTCGGGTCCGTCCTCGCGCAGTTGATACATCAGCTCCGTGCAGCGGATGCCGGCGGCGTCAGCGCAGTCCAGCTCGCGGCAGGATTCAAGCCGGACAAGCAGTTCGCACCGGTCCCACGCGCAGCGGGCCGCGCGCATCGCCAGCTTGCGTGCGCGGGGCGAGGGCGCGGCATCGACGAGCGCGGGGATTTCACCGGCGAAGACCACCGTACCGCCTGCGTCAGCAAACGCCTCCAGGCGTTCGAGCGTGGTGGAGCGGAGGGTCTTGAGCGCGGGCACCACCACCGCGTCGTAGGACATTTTTCCGACCACAAAGCGCCGGGCGCGCGCAATCGCATCGACGGTGGTTTGTCCGGGCAAAAGCGCCTCGCTGAGATAATCGAAGTCCATCAGGCCGCCGAGCAGCCAGCGCGGCAGTTCCTCGAACTGCCGTTCGCGTTGCTCCCGTTCGTCCTTGGTCTGCGCGAGCGGGCCGTAGCACAGCCAGTAGGTCTCGATGGGATGGATCACCGCGACGCGCGCCACCGGTTTTCCGCGCGTCATCACGACGTTGACGCGCGCGAAGTGGTCCTCGATGAGCCGGTATTCGCGCCACCAGGGCGACTGGTAGTGGATGGACGCGGGGTAGTCGCGCTTGGCCTCGCCGGCCATCGACAGCCACGCGAGATGCGGCACCCGTACCGTCACACCGAGCGCGGCCTGCCAGTCGCCTTGCGCCTTGTGCCCGATAAAATCAAATGCCCAGCCGGTCACGCCGTAGAGTTCGCTCATCACCCCGGGCCGTCCGTATTGGCGCGCGACGCTCTGCGCCTGCTTCGCGGTGGTCAGCTCCAGTTGGTCGCAGAGCATGTCGATGCCCGGCAGCTGAAAATGCGCCAGCGAGCGCATGGCCTCGCCGGTCGCGTGCGTCTGCGAGAACAGCGTCGGCTCCTCCATCATGTGCCCGGTCAGCAGCAGGCCGTTTTTCTGGCACCACGCGCCGAGTTGGGCCGCATACGCCTGCGCGAAGCGCGCCGTGACGTGGTCATGGTAGCGGTGGCGCGCGATCGAGGCGCGACCGCCGGGCAGTTCCCAAAACACCTCGGGCAGCGCGTCGAGCAGGTCGAAGCCGTGCGCGTTTTGGAAGGTCTCAAAAAAGTCGCTGGTGGCCGGGATGGTCAGGTCGGTTTGCTGCGCGGCGTGCTCGAAGCACTCCTTGAAGGCGTGCTGCGGCTCGTCGGTGAAAATCGCGGGGATGGTTTTGCCGAACTCCGCGCCGAGCGCGGCCTGGTAGCGTTCGTGTGTGACCGCGATGAAGCGCGCCAGCGCCGCCGGACTGAGCGTGTCCACGTAGCTTTGATGATTATACCACGGCACGCTGCCGGCGGTTTCGAGGTAGGCGAACCACTCGGTCTCTTCCGCGCCGGAGGCGGCGGGTTCGTTCTCCGCGAGGCGGCGGTAGCGCGCGAGGCAGCCGTCCCGCAGACGCACCGCGTAATGCGCCAGCAGCACGCCGTTCTCCATCCGGCCCGCGCGCGCGCAGCTGATGTTCGGGGGGGCGCGCACGGTGCCGTTGTAGGGCGTGGGCGTGAACAGCACATACTTCAGCCGGTGCCGCGGGTCCTGCGTGACCAGCCCGCCGCCGAAGCCCGAGGGCCAGCGGTCTTCGTCGTAAAGCCAGGCGAGCATCCCGCGCCGCCCGACCTCCGCCACGCATTCGCGCGCGGCCGTGAGAAACTCATCTCCGAAATACGGCGTGGCCAGCCCGGTGCGCGCGTGCATATGGAAACCGCCGAAACCCATCTGCGCGAACTGCGCGATCTGCCGCCGCAGTTGCGGCCGGCGCAGCCGGCTGTTCCACGCCCAGAACGGCGTGCCGCGAAACGCCGCCGGCGGCGCGCAGAATACCTTCTCGTCCAGACGCGCCCGGAGAACGGACGCGTGCGGGATGGCGGGGAGGGCTGGACTCATAAATCAACTCGAAGCAACACGACTTGCCGCGTCCTGGCGAGCAACCGTTGCGAGCTCTTCGGAAAATTCACGGCAGGGAACGATGGCGCCGTGTTCACGCAGGACCGCGTGAATTTCCGCCAGGGGCACCTCGCGCAGCTCGCATCCTTTTTGCGCCGCCAGCGCCGCCGCCGCACCCGCCGACTGCCCCATGGCCATGACGGAGGCCTGGATGCGAAACGCCGAGTGCGCCTCCTGGTCGCCGGACACATTACGCCCGGCGACGATGAGGTTGCGGCTGTCGCGCGGCAGCAGCGCCCGGTAGGGTATCGTCGGCAGCACGCCCTCGCGCAGCGGCCGCGTATCCACGCCCGGGCCGCAAATGTGATGAATGTCGATGGGATAAAAACTATAGCACACGGCGTCCTCCCACACCCGGCCCGATTTATAATCATCGCCGCTCACGCAAACCTCGCCGACGATGGTCGCCGTCTCCCGCAGACCGCATTCCGTCGCGAAGTAGTCGTAATGGAAATGATCCAGCCCCGGCTGCTCGCGCAGAAAGCGCTGCACCCGCAGAATCAGCCTTCGCGCAGCCAGTTCGGCCTCCGTCCGTCCGCGACTCGTGCCGCCATCGATGCCGGAGACATGCACGCTGTTTTCACCGTGGACGCGGAGAAAATATTCCACCGGTCGCGTCTCGGCGGACAAATCCGAGCGCTGGAGACGCCCCGCCGCCACGGCCTTCTTAAAAGCCCGCTCAAGCACATCCAAGTCCAGTGTACTCAAATCATAACCCGCCGTCCGCACCGTCAGCGTGCCGGGTTGAAGATGAGGGTTTTTCGCCAGCGGAAGCCCGGCCTGCGCCACGACATTGGCGTCGCCGGTGCAATCGACCAGCACACGGCAGCGCACCTCCCGCAGCCCCTCTTTTTCGCAAAGTGTGACGACCCACCGGTCGCCGCGCCAGGCTACGCCGGCGAGCATGGTATGCAGCGACAGAGTCACCCCTGCTTTCACCACGCGCTCATCCGCCAGCGCCGCAAACGCCGCACGATTCACCCGGACTTGCAGACGGTAGTGCGGCCTCCCGCGCCACTTGGAAAAGTCCGGCAGCACGCCGCCGGTTTCGGCCACGGCATCGGCCACGAGATCCCAGCCGATGCCGGCGATGACCTGCTGGCCCCATGCATGGAAGAGCCCGGGGAAATTGACCGCATTGAGCACGAGGGTACCGCCGAGCACGCCGCTTTTCTCGACCAGCAAGGTGGATGCCCCGGCCCTTCCCGCCTGGATGGCGGCCACCACGCCGGCCGTGCCTCCGCCGATTATTATGACATCAAAGGCGTTGCTCCTATTTTTGCCGTTATTCATGTTTGATATAATTATCTCTGTTGTGAACCGCGCCCAGCCTCACTTGGAGGTTGAGGAAATTACCGTATGTCCGACTCCAAATATCTTGGCGGCTTCGACAAGGGGTTTCGCATGATGCCCCGCCCCGAGCGCGAAATCAGGTGCCGCGCCCTCCGCCTCCCAGCGCTTTAAAAACACATCCGCGCTGACTCCCTTCGCGGGCGCGAACCGCTGCGACGACAATTCGCCCTCGGCGATGAGCAGCGTGCGACGCCCGTCCACTCCCTTGATGACCGACAGCATCGTGACCGCGCCCGGACCGACAGGCGGCGGATCATCCGCGCCGCGTCCATCCGTCACGATATTGATATAGTTTGCCGTCCTGCCCGCGCCCTGCGCCGGACGTAGGCGGCCGCGGCAGCCTGCAATCTCCAGGCAGTCGAATATTATCATCGCCGCGTCCTTCCCTGCACCAGGTTTGCCATGGGGCGCAAAGGCATGCCGATTGTATTGACGGCTCTCAATAATCAACCTGGATACCAGGGGCTGGAGCGCGGAGCCGGGGGTGCCCTCGTGATAGTAGGCATGGCTCTCATCGTTCCCATCGATTTCTGTGATATTATATTGGGTGTTCATGATCATATTTCCTACTTGCCAGAAAGGCATCCGCCTCCTGAATCCTTCGTCCTGAAATGACGGGCGCACCCGATAACGAACAACTGGCCGGCATGCCGAGCGGCTCGATGCGCCTCATCGACTGGACCAGCCTCCAGTGCCACCTGACGTGGGTGTATGAAGGGCCGGTTTTTGATTGCGCGCGCACAAGCCGTGAAACCACCAACGACGTCTCGTGCTGGCTGATGCGAAGGGGGCGTGTAGAGCTGACAACCGGCGGCAACCGCGTAACCGCGAGGAAAGGCGAATGGGCGTTTGTGGCGGCGCCGACGCGGACGCAAAAGTTCAGCGCGGACGCGGAGATACTGTCGGTGCGTTTCCAGCTCGCGTGGCCGAGCGGCGACCCGTTGTTCGCGCGGACCCAAAACCAGGTGTTCCCGGCGGCACAGTTTCCCGGGCTGGAAAAAACCGCCATGCGGCTGCTGCGCCTCGTGCGGCGGCACATGCCCAAAGTCGACGCCAATGTGCAATTCGAAAAATGCTCCCTGGATGTGTTCCTGAGCGTGCAGAACCTGCTGCCCGCGTGGCAGCGGGCGTATGTCGAGACCATGCTCGCGCTCGGCCACATGCCGCACCGGCTCACTGGCGTGGACGAGCGGGCGCTGCAACTCGTGAGGACGCTTGACCATCATCCGCTGGAGGAGTCGTTTGCCTTTGTGCGGTTCGCGCGCGACGTGGGTTTGACCCCGCAATACCTGGCGGGAATTTTTCTGAGAAGCTACGGGATGACGCCCAAACGCTACCTCGAGCACCGCCGTCTGGAGGCCGCGCGCCACGCGCTCGCGCACACCTCGATCAGTGTGAAGGCCGCGGCCTACTCGCTGGGCTTCCGCCACGAGTCGCATTTCTGCGCCTGGTTCAAACAGCATGAAGGTCGCACGCCCTCGGACTTTCGCACCACTCAGGGGAACGGGCGCTGACAAAATCGCAGAAGCAACGCGTCCGCATGGCGGACAGGCGGGATGGCGAAAAACGGCGGGGATGATTTCCGGCATGGGGAATGCGAATTGCGGCCCATGCTCGTCCCCTCTGGGGCAGGCAGGCAATTGTCCTTGGCTATGAATATTAAGAAAATCATTATGAATTCGATGAATCACCTCCCTGTTCCTGCGCGAGTACCGTGATTATAATATTATAATGCGTATTCATAACCGGGCCCTTTGGAAGAAAGCGCGCATGCAAGTTTGCTTTCGGCACCGGGCTGGCCCTGGTCTTTGACCTTACCGACGCGGAGAACGGGCGCGTCATTGAGCGGCTCACCATCGAAAGCACGCCTGTGAGCACCGGTGCCCGCGCATTGGCGGTTGTCGACGGCTGCGTGACGCCGCCCGCCGACATGACACCCCGCCCAAAGCCATAAACAGCGCCCCTCGATTGCAGGTGCACCGCGCTGTCCGGAATTCAAGGGTAATCGGAAAAAGAAATGTCGTAATGTTTAGATATTCAAAACACATATAACCCACTCATTTAAGGCATTATCAGAGAGTATTTAGAATAGATAAAATCAATAACGTCTCTTTTATTTATTTGGCGATGGCATCATTTTTTTATTGACGTTCTTTTTTTACGAACATTTATTTCGCTCCACTACTTGTTCTCCCACCAAGTTTCAGGCCCCTCGATTACACCCACAGGAATCCCTTTACCATGCACACACATACCCGCAGCCTCGTTGTCGCCCTGGCAACCCTCATGACCGCCCACATGGCCTTTTCGGCCGATATTTACTGGCAGAACACCGGCAGCGGC
This genomic stretch from Termitidicoccus mucosus harbors:
- a CDS encoding glycosyl hydrolase, producing the protein MSPALPAIPHASVLRARLDEKVFCAPPAAFRGTPFWAWNSRLRRPQLRRQIAQFAQMGFGGFHMHARTGLATPYFGDEFLTAARECVAEVGRRGMLAWLYDEDRWPSGFGGGLVTQDPRHRLKYVLFTPTPYNGTVRAPPNISCARAGRMENGVLLAHYAVRLRDGCLARYRRLAENEPAASGAEETEWFAYLETAGSVPWYNHQSYVDTLSPAALARFIAVTHERYQAALGAEFGKTIPAIFTDEPQHAFKECFEHAAQQTDLTIPATSDFFETFQNAHGFDLLDALPEVFWELPGGRASIARHRYHDHVTARFAQAYAAQLGAWCQKNGLLLTGHMMEEPTLFSQTHATGEAMRSLAHFQLPGIDMLCDQLELTTAKQAQSVARQYGRPGVMSELYGVTGWAFDFIGHKAQGDWQAALGVTVRVPHLAWLSMAGEAKRDYPASIHYQSPWWREYRLIEDHFARVNVVMTRGKPVARVAVIHPIETYWLCYGPLAQTKDEREQRERQFEELPRWLLGGLMDFDYLSEALLPGQTTVDAIARARRFVVGKMSYDAVVVPALKTLRSTTLERLEAFADAGGTVVFAGEIPALVDAAPSPRARKLAMRAARCAWDRCELLVRLESCRELDCADAAGIRCTELMYQLREDGPERHIFLCHLNRKHETGELRLRVNGRWRVFERDTFSGAIHEIHAAHEEGNTTVPLWLEAHGHKLLTLRPGNPAVAVAPRPRWRDLGVLADPVRVTLSEPNALLLDQAEWRWNDGAWQPREEILRLHNAVRARCNLPEREGHVAQPWTDPKPAKPLGHVALRFRFSSEVSLPEPHLAIEEPGAWRITLDGREVPARARGWWVDEAIRRVPLPALKAGRHELVLSRAFTRKTELEWNYLLGDFGVRLAGRHATLTAPVRRLAFGDWTTQGLPFYTGNVTYHGALTAGGIDALAVKFDGVGAALLTVALDGDPARPVAFAPLRAELGRLAKGKHRLDITAFGHRHNAFGPLHNTDRELRWLGPDAWRSRGGDWAYQYQLRPMGILSAPRIQSLETFK
- a CDS encoding FAD-dependent oxidoreductase; translated protein: MNNGKNRSNAFDVIIIGGGTAGVVAAIQAGRAGASTLLVEKSGVLGGTLVLNAVNFPGLFHAWGQQVIAGIGWDLVADAVAETGGVLPDFSKWRGRPHYRLQVRVNRAAFAALADERVVKAGVTLSLHTMLAGVAWRGDRWVVTLCEKEGLREVRCRVLVDCTGDANVVAQAGLPLAKNPHLQPGTLTVRTAGYDLSTLDLDVLERAFKKAVAAGRLQRSDLSAETRPVEYFLRVHGENSVHVSGIDGGTSRGRTEAELAARRLILRVQRFLREQPGLDHFHYDYFATECGLRETATIVGEVCVSGDDYKSGRVWEDAVCYSFYPIDIHHICGPGVDTRPLREGVLPTIPYRALLPRDSRNLIVAGRNVSGDQEAHSAFRIQASVMAMGQSAGAAAALAAQKGCELREVPLAEIHAVLREHGAIVPCREFSEELATVARQDAASRVASS
- a CDS encoding helix-turn-helix transcriptional regulator — protein: MTGAPDNEQLAGMPSGSMRLIDWTSLQCHLTWVYEGPVFDCARTSRETTNDVSCWLMRRGRVELTTGGNRVTARKGEWAFVAAPTRTQKFSADAEILSVRFQLAWPSGDPLFARTQNQVFPAAQFPGLEKTAMRLLRLVRRHMPKVDANVQFEKCSLDVFLSVQNLLPAWQRAYVETMLALGHMPHRLTGVDERALQLVRTLDHHPLEESFAFVRFARDVGLTPQYLAGIFLRSYGMTPKRYLEHRRLEAARHALAHTSISVKAAAYSLGFRHESHFCAWFKQHEGRTPSDFRTTQGNGR